Part of the Kangiella geojedonensis genome is shown below.
GCGAATACTTTAATATGGAATGGCTCTCTACTCAAACTGGCTCTGTAGACTTACCCAACTATAAGCCAGAAGACGTACAAAGAACGTTACTTGAGCTCACCGTCATCACTGTATCAGATGCCATTAAAGCCAACCTGAAAAAAGCTGATATTTACTTATGCGGTGGCGGTGCACACAACCGACTGTTGAAACAGGAGTTACAAAGGCAATTGCCCAACCAGTCAGTTCTCACTAGCTCAAAACTGGGAATCTCTCCCGACTGGGTAGAAGCAATGACCTTTGCCTGGTTTGCTTCAGAGACACTGAATAAACGCCCCATATCCCTTTTCAGTATTACTGGTTCTAATCAAAATAGCGTTCTTGGCGGCATATACTTAAGCTAACAGCAAGTCTTATCAAGTGGTCAGATTAGCCATGCTTATCTAAAATTAATGCATATTTGCATTAATTTTGTCATACTACTCTCATGAAACTGCTGAATGACATTGGTCAATTTAGTGAATGGGAGAAAGTCCTAGTAAACTCTATTGATAAAATTATTGTCATATTGGCCATATGTAGTGTGCCTGCAACCATTGCTTCGTTAAGCCGAATGTCGCTTTCAGGCTTTCAAATATCGATGGGGTCACATGTTGCAATTACCATAAGCTTGGTCACGGCTGCTTTAATACGTCACAAACTTCCCATCAAATTTAAGCTCAACTTAGTTCTTGTCATTACCGCCCTAGTATCATTGGTTGGTGTTATGGATTGGGGCTTGCTAGGGAATGGAGTTCTATGGTCCATACTCTCTATCATTTTCGTCACACTCTACTACGGCATTAAAGCAGGTGCGATTTGTGCTCTTGCTTTTTTTATCTATGTCTCAATTATCGGTTACTTCTACATCAACGGAGTGATTCAGCCTCAAGTAGACCCTAATTCTTATGTGGTTTCTGTTAGCGGATGGATGACGGGAATTATCGGCGCTCTATTACCGCTCTCGGTTACCATCGTGATTATTGGAACCTTATACGAGGCAGCTCGGGACTCCCTTATAAAGCTTGAGCGACAACGTGTTGAAATCACCATTCTGGCAGAGCGAGATGATTTAACAGGAATTTATAATGCTCGCGTGTTTCATAAAATGTTGCAGCAAGCCATCGAACGTTCAAAGCGCCATGATTCTTGGGTTTACTTGATCAATATTGACTTAGATAACTTTAAAAGTATCAACGATAATTATGGACATCATGCCGGCGATGCCATTTTATGTTACATCGCAAAACAATTATTAAACGTCACTAGGGGCGAAGACACCCTATGCCGTGTTGGCGGTGATGAGTTTTTAATGCTTATTGAAAGTCCTGAAAGACACGAGCCACAAGAACTCGAAGCGGTTATCGAGCGCATCAAGACTGCCATAGAAATCCCTTACATTTACGAAAAGACCAAGCTCAGCGTTCGAGGTAGTATCGGATTCGCAGAATACAACGCAAAAGCTACGCCCCATCTCAAAAACAAAGATGATATTCTTAAGGAAGCCGACAAAGCAATGTTCAGGAATAAAGAAGTCTCTCGCACTCAAGAAATCAGTTGAGCGCGAGATTAATGTTTACACTAAATAGAGAATGAAGAACCACAGCCACAAGTGGTTTTAGCTTGCGGGTTATTAATAATAAAACGTGAGCCTTGCAGGCCTTCCGTATAATCAACTTCTGAGCCCATCAGGTATTGAAAACTCAAAGAGTCGATTAAAATTTTAACGCCATCTTTTTCAACGGTCATATCGTTTTCTTTTTGATTTTCATCAAAGGTAAAACCATACTGAAACCCTGAGCAACCGCCGCCTGTCACGAATACGCGCAACTTAAGCTCCTGATTTTCCTCTTCTTCAATCAGTTGACGAACTTTTTTGCTAGCTGCTTCTGTTACGGTTATCGACATATTGTTACCTATCTAAACTACACCTTTCTATTATAGCCGAAGATGGGGGTGATACCGCAACATCTCAAGCCCAGTATTAAGCTTTTACTGGTTCCGCTTCTACCGACTCTTGGTGGTTTTCGTTATCACGGCTCGCAGAATTATCCACTTGAGCCTCTTCTGCTTTGTGCTCGAGCGCCTTTGGATCGCCCACAACCACCATTTTACCGTTAACTTCAGCGCCAGCGTTCATTTCGATGACTTTATAATACAAGTCACCGTTAATTTTTGCGCCTGGCTTTAAATCAATCTTCTCGGTGACATAAACATCACCATCGACCTGACCAAAAATGACGGCGAAAGGCGTCGAGATATTGCCTTTTATTTTGCCGTGTACACCGATGGATAAGACCGACTGCTTTTCTATGTCGCCTTTAACTTCTCCGTTAATTTCTCCGTCAACAAACAGCGCTCCTGAAAAGCTCATGTCGCCGTTAATACAAGTTCCATCTGCAATTAAAGTATCCACATTGTTCGATTTACGTTTATTCTTTCGCATTAGATTCTGCAACCTCATTGCTCGGATTTGTGGGATTCCAAGTAAAATCTTGGAGTACTGATTTTGCACCGCGTCCCGATGTCGCTGCCACCACTCTTACAAAACTTGGCTCGAAGCCTTCTGGTAGCTGGAACGTTCCTGTATGTGTCGAAACATAGGTGAAATCAAATGTATTATTATTGCTATCGTTTCCTTGCAGCTGTTCAAAGCTGTAACTTTTCCTTTCGCCGGCTTCCTCGCCAACGACGGATAATGTAATGGTTCCTTTTAAAGAACCCGACTGACGTTTTGCCTGAATCAACATTAGGCGGTATCGATAACTATCGCCGACTCCCTGCTCCCAAGCAAAACTAGCAATCTGCAACCCTGACTCTACCGCATCAGGATCAAAAATACGTTGTAAAGCTTCACGCTCTTTTTCAAGATTTCTATTTTGGCGGTGAAGTTTATCCAGCTCGGCCTTCAGCTGCTGAGTGATTTCGTGCTCGATTTGATACTGTTGTTGCCAGTGTGTTTGGCCTTCTTGTGCTTCGCTTAGCTGTTCATTAAGCACCTGAAATTGTTCTTTAGCAGTGGCTGTCATGCCATGTTGACGTTTATTGAGCCAATACCCAAGCGCCATAGCGGCTAATAAGACCAATAAAATGATCAAGGTCCAAGACCAATACCAAGTGGCCGTGCGACGCTTGCGGATAATATAGTCTGGTTGGTTAGGATCTTTAGTCATAAATCATTGAAATCGTTTGTTCTTTCGGTCACATTTTCTTATTATGTAAGTCATTGATGACGCTGGCTATTATAATATCGAAAGTGCCTAATAAATTATGGCACATACCGTCTGCAACCAGAAGTCGACTCCTGTTGCATTAAAACAGAAATTATAGCCAAAGGGAACAGACTAGGGCTTGTTCCACTTCCATAAAGCGGCCCTAATCACATACTTGAGTGACGAATGACGCTAATTGATCGTTTAAGATTACGCCTTGGGGGCTTTGATGCTTTAGCCTTAATGGCGGTTATTGGCTTAATTTGCGGTATTTTAGCGGGTGGCTCCAATATTCTGTTCCGATACTTCACCGAAAGTTCCTACGTGCTGTGGGCGACTGACCAGTCCGGAAATACAGATTTTGAAAATGCCGACTGGTTATTAAAACTTTTACTGCCCACTATTGGTGGTTTAATTGTCGGTCTCCTACTGCAACAACTCAACCCAGACACTCGTCGCGTCGGTGTTTCCCATGTCTTAGAGCGCATGGCACACCACCAAGGTCATCTGCCTTTAAAAAATGCCATCGTCCAATTTTTCTTGGGGGGGCTAACCATTGCTTCAGGACAGTCGGTTGGTCGAGAAGGCCCTGGCATCCACTTAGGATCCACCACCGGCAGTCTTATTGGCCAGCGACTCAAGCTACCGAACAACAGCACACGAATCCTAGTCGGCTGCGGTTGTGCCGCAGCAATTTCTGCCAACTTTAATACGCCATTGGCTGGCGTTGTATTCGCCATGGAAATTGTCATCATGGAGTATGCGGTGGCGAGCTTTATTCCGATTATTCTAGCGTCGGTGGCGGGCGCTGTGATGAGTCGCATCTTTTTTGGTTCTGATCCAGCCTTTATCATTCCCTCCTCCATGGACGTCCAGTCTTTGTGGGAAATGCCTTACTTCTTACTGCTAGGCTTTATTTGCGGTGTTATCGCAAGCCTGTTTATCATGCTCACCAGTCAAGTACGTCGCCGCTCGAAAGATTGGCCGGTATGGATTAAAACCACCGTCGGTGGCACCAGTGTGGGCTTAATTGCGCTCGCGGTTCCCCAAGTCATGGGGATTGGTTATGACACCGTGAACTCTTCGCTACAGGGTGAACTACTGTTAACCATATTGGCCCTGAGCCTTGCCGGTAAATTTATTGCTACGAGCATTTGTTCTGGCTTATCCATGCCGGGCGGAGTATTAGGCCCGACGCTTTTCATGGGAGCTATGTTGGGTGGTTTACTGGGGACAGTAGGCAGTCTTATCTTCCCAAACCTTTCAAGTGACACGGGTTTTTATGCCATCATCGGTATGGCAACCTTGATGAGCGCCGTACTACAAGCACCGCTTGCTGGGCTGATGGCATTATTGGAATTGACCAATAACCCTAACATTATCCTGCCCGGTATGTTCTCCATCGTTATCGGTAACATGGTCGTGAGCCAGCTATTTAAGCGCGAATCTTACTGGGAAACCCAGATGAAAGATCGGGGCATGCATTTAAAAGTCAGCCCAATGAAGCAGGTGTTGCGCAGTATTGGTGTCGCGGGAGTCATGACCCGAAGTATTGCTTTCCTTAAAGAAGAATCAACGCAACAAGAAATTTCCGTCGCGTTACAAGACAAACCACGCTGGATATTGATCAAAGACCATGCTGGTGTAGTCATCTCTTTGATGGTTGCCAGTGATTTAGGCCGTTACCTCATTGAGCAGGAAGAAGAACTTGAGCGACAAAAATCCAAGGTTAAAGCAAAAGATGATGATAATGCTGATGAAGCTCAGCTAGAACCTGAGCAGCAAACAGAAATCAGCCATGACGAAGATTCTTCAGAGCAGCCGATAAAACTGATGGAAATTCCGGCGAACCGCCAAGATATCGTTGCGATTGATCTACAGGCGACACTCGAAGAAGCTTACGACAAAATGGAGCAACGTAAAATTTCAGCTGCTTATGTCTATCGGATCACACATAACAAAGAAGAGCGTATTTACGGTATCGTAACCCGCGATATGATTACCGATCAGTACATTTTCTCCAAAACACAAACAGGTTAACGCTATGCAATGGGTTAAAACGTTTCACCTTTTCTTTATGGTTGCTTGGTTTGCAGGAATTTTTTATCTGCCGAGAATCTTTGTTAACTTAGCTCAAACAGAAAACGATGGCGCTTTTAACCAGCTCAATATCATGGCGCGAAAACTCTATCGGTTTGTTACGCCATTCATGGTACTCACCGTTATCTTTGGGCTTTGGCTGGCCTCTTACAACTGGGAGTATTATCTCAAAGCTGGCTGGTTCCACGCTAAGATGGCCTTGATCGTTCTACTGATTATTTATCACTTCATCTGCGGCATGTACCAAAAACAATTCGCCGACGGGCGCTGCAACAAAAGCCACACCTACTTCCGTGTTTTTAACGAAATCCCTGTACTGATATTGTTAGGCGCCGTGATCTTGGCAGTGATTAAACCCTTTTAGCCTTGAGAGATCTTTAACCCCTTGCACCAAGGTCACCATGACGAAGCTGAGTAGCATCAGCAGATACCACGAGGTTAATTTAGACAAGGATACCATTTGCCAGCCGTTGGTTTGATTCGGGTAAATCCAAATATTAGCAAAGGTCGCAATGTTTTCAGCGAACCAAATAAACAAAGCGACTAAGAACCAGCCTAACAACAAAGGCATACTTCGGTGTGTTTTAATCACCTTAAAGTGTATTCGAGTTTTATAAAACAAAAAGGCTGTGACTAACAGTAAAACCCACCGTAAGTCCCAAATGTAGTGGTGCGTGAAAAAATTAGCATAAACGGCAATGACCAATATAACGGTCAACCCCACATTAGGGTAATAAGAGTAGCGGAAATCAAAGATTCGAGACACTCGTGCTAAGTAGCTCCCCACGGCGCTGTACATAAAGCCCGTAAATAGTGGCACATTACCGATACCAAAAATAAACGCTTCGGGATATTGCCACGACTGAATCGCATCCGAGGTTTTGAATAACTCCATCACCGTTGCCACGATATGGAAGAGTAAAATAATGACGGCTTCTTTTAAGGTCTCTAATTTAAATAACAGCAATACCAGCTGGAATAGGACCGCTGCTACAAAAATAAAATCATAGCGATGCAACGACTCAATCGGATACCAGTATCGCGTTATCAGCATAACCAATAGCAAAAAAACCGCCAAAGATACAGGCATAAGCCTGCTTTAAGCCGAAAAGCCAAAACTCGTGCAGATATTTTTTGTATGAGCTTTTGTCTGAGCTATTATGCTTGTTGGACTGAGCTTTATACTTTGATGATGTCATCGCCACTTCTTGTTACTTTTCCCTGATAATAAGTCTAAGTTACTGAAGTGGCGAGAGTATTACCAGATTATGTCTAATTATGGCTTATTAACTTTTGGTGTCAGGCACAAACTCTAACACGGTGGCATTAACACAATACCGTGGTTGCCCGTTTGGGCCATCGTCAAAAACATGACCTAAGTGAATGCCAGATGATTTGGATCGAATTTCAGTGCGCTCTAAGCCAAAGGCATTGTCTTCGTGATACGTCACTGAACCGTCTACTGCCTTGGTAAAAGATAACCAACCGGTCTCCGAGTTAAATCTATCTTTAGTATCAAACAAAGGCTGGCCACTTAATTTATCAATAAATAAGCCAGGCGGGGTATCTTTAAAAATATCATACTCTTTGCAGAAGCGACTATCGGTGCCTTGTTGGAACGCAACATCATACGCTTCACTGTCACCCAGTTTAAACTTACCCAATACCGCATAAAACTCTTCTGGGGTTAAATAACCTTGATGACCAAACACTTCCTCACCATTTTCTAAAAACAATATCGTCGGCGTCGCCCACGTTTCTGTTTTTACGTCCAGTCCATCCAGCTGAGTCGCGAAACGCCAGGTTAAGGGAATCGTGCCTTGATAATCATTCGTGACGTTTTCTTTAAACTTTTCACAGTATGGGCAATAGGATTGAGGCTCAATAACCACAATCTGTTTTCCTTGTTGCAGGGCAGAGTTATCAACCTTTAGAGCTTTATCTTTGTCGTCGAAAACCACCCCCGTCGAATGGTCAGGACAGTAACCATTAGGGTTCTTCACTAAATAATCTTGGTGATATTCTTCGGCTCGATGGAATTCATCAAGGGGTTTAATGATGGTTGCGATTTGACCGAAACCTTCTTCGCTCATCAGCCGTTGATATTCAGTTTTAATTTTCTCTGCAATATCCTGCTGCTCGAAAGAGTTGGTTAAAATAGTTGAACGGTACTGAGTACCGATGTCATTACCTTGGCGGTTTACTTGTGTCGGATCGTGCCCTTCAAAATAATTTTTCAAGATTGCTTCAAGGCTAACCTCGTTACGATTAAAAGTGACTTTAACCACTTCAGCGTAATTGTTAGGATCTAAGCGGTATTTCGACTTAATGATTTCACGATACTCAGGCTTTATACCCTCGCCATCAGCGTAACCTGAGACAGCATCTACTACCCCAGGAATCGCCGCATAACGCTTCTCAGCCCCCCAGAAACAACCAGCACCTAACACGATAGAATCAAGGTGCTTACTCGCTGGCATATCACCTTTTACGTCAGCTTTTTGAGTGACTAACTCTGGCGAGCCTGCTCGGTTGAGGCCACCGGTCAAAATATAAGCCACGCCAATGACTGTCGCGACAAAAAGAATCGTTTTATATAACAGATTTATACCAATACCTTTCACAATTACCTTCCTCATTAAAAGATTGCCTCACTCAAGAGTGAGCGAGTTACCTTTAATTTAGAGTAACTCTCACTGTGTATAGATGATGTGAAGGAGGAATTGTTACAACTACAGGATGGCTAATCTGCTTTACTTAGCACCACCGCCGTACCAAAGACCAGTAACTCAGCCGCAGAACTGGCGACCATGGAAGTGGTAAAACGCGTTCCGATAACAGCATTCGCGCCAAGTAGCCGCGCCTCATCCAGTAAACGGTCTATCGCTTGTTCACGGCTTTCCGCCATTAGCTTGGTATATTCGCTCACTTCACCACCCACAATGTTGCGCAGCCCCGCTAAAATATCTCGCCCGACATGACGTGCTCTAACCGTGTTACCTCGAACCAACCCCAAAACCTTTTCGACTTTGTAACCCGGTACCT
Proteins encoded:
- a CDS encoding GGDEF domain-containing protein; protein product: MKLLNDIGQFSEWEKVLVNSIDKIIVILAICSVPATIASLSRMSLSGFQISMGSHVAITISLVTAALIRHKLPIKFKLNLVLVITALVSLVGVMDWGLLGNGVLWSILSIIFVTLYYGIKAGAICALAFFIYVSIIGYFYINGVIQPQVDPNSYVVSVSGWMTGIIGALLPLSVTIVIIGTLYEAARDSLIKLERQRVEITILAERDDLTGIYNARVFHKMLQQAIERSKRHDSWVYLINIDLDNFKSINDNYGHHAGDAILCYIAKQLLNVTRGEDTLCRVGGDEFLMLIESPERHEPQELEAVIERIKTAIEIPYIYEKTKLSVRGSIGFAEYNAKATPHLKNKDDILKEADKAMFRNKEVSRTQEIS
- the erpA gene encoding iron-sulfur cluster insertion protein ErpA; the encoded protein is MSITVTEAASKKVRQLIEEEENQELKLRVFVTGGGCSGFQYGFTFDENQKENDMTVEKDGVKILIDSLSFQYLMGSEVDYTEGLQGSRFIINNPQAKTTCGCGSSFSI
- a CDS encoding bactofilin family protein; protein product: MRKNKRKSNNVDTLIADGTCINGDMSFSGALFVDGEINGEVKGDIEKQSVLSIGVHGKIKGNISTPFAVIFGQVDGDVYVTEKIDLKPGAKINGDLYYKVIEMNAGAEVNGKMVVVGDPKALEHKAEEAQVDNSASRDNENHQESVEAEPVKA
- a CDS encoding DUF6776 family protein; translated protein: MTKDPNQPDYIIRKRRTATWYWSWTLIILLVLLAAMALGYWLNKRQHGMTATAKEQFQVLNEQLSEAQEGQTHWQQQYQIEHEITQQLKAELDKLHRQNRNLEKEREALQRIFDPDAVESGLQIASFAWEQGVGDSYRYRLMLIQAKRQSGSLKGTITLSVVGEEAGERKSYSFEQLQGNDSNNNTFDFTYVSTHTGTFQLPEGFEPSFVRVVAATSGRGAKSVLQDFTWNPTNPSNEVAESNAKE
- a CDS encoding chloride channel protein; the encoded protein is MTLIDRLRLRLGGFDALALMAVIGLICGILAGGSNILFRYFTESSYVLWATDQSGNTDFENADWLLKLLLPTIGGLIVGLLLQQLNPDTRRVGVSHVLERMAHHQGHLPLKNAIVQFFLGGLTIASGQSVGREGPGIHLGSTTGSLIGQRLKLPNNSTRILVGCGCAAAISANFNTPLAGVVFAMEIVIMEYAVASFIPIILASVAGAVMSRIFFGSDPAFIIPSSMDVQSLWEMPYFLLLGFICGVIASLFIMLTSQVRRRSKDWPVWIKTTVGGTSVGLIALAVPQVMGIGYDTVNSSLQGELLLTILALSLAGKFIATSICSGLSMPGGVLGPTLFMGAMLGGLLGTVGSLIFPNLSSDTGFYAIIGMATLMSAVLQAPLAGLMALLELTNNPNIILPGMFSIVIGNMVVSQLFKRESYWETQMKDRGMHLKVSPMKQVLRSIGVAGVMTRSIAFLKEESTQQEISVALQDKPRWILIKDHAGVVISLMVASDLGRYLIEQEEELERQKSKVKAKDDDNADEAQLEPEQQTEISHDEDSSEQPIKLMEIPANRQDIVAIDLQATLEEAYDKMEQRKISAAYVYRITHNKEERIYGIVTRDMITDQYIFSKTQTG
- a CDS encoding CopD family protein, whose product is MQWVKTFHLFFMVAWFAGIFYLPRIFVNLAQTENDGAFNQLNIMARKLYRFVTPFMVLTVIFGLWLASYNWEYYLKAGWFHAKMALIVLLIIYHFICGMYQKQFADGRCNKSHTYFRVFNEIPVLILLGAVILAVIKPF
- the msrA gene encoding peptide-methionine (S)-S-oxide reductase MsrA, coding for MLYKTILFVATVIGVAYILTGGLNRAGSPELVTQKADVKGDMPASKHLDSIVLGAGCFWGAEKRYAAIPGVVDAVSGYADGEGIKPEYREIIKSKYRLDPNNYAEVVKVTFNRNEVSLEAILKNYFEGHDPTQVNRQGNDIGTQYRSTILTNSFEQQDIAEKIKTEYQRLMSEEGFGQIATIIKPLDEFHRAEEYHQDYLVKNPNGYCPDHSTGVVFDDKDKALKVDNSALQQGKQIVVIEPQSYCPYCEKFKENVTNDYQGTIPLTWRFATQLDGLDVKTETWATPTILFLENGEEVFGHQGYLTPEEFYAVLGKFKLGDSEAYDVAFQQGTDSRFCKEYDIFKDTPPGLFIDKLSGQPLFDTKDRFNSETGWLSFTKAVDGSVTYHEDNAFGLERTEIRSKSSGIHLGHVFDDGPNGQPRYCVNATVLEFVPDTKS
- a CDS encoding YbjQ family protein, producing the protein MSHDIELYTLEEVPGYKVEKVLGLVRGNTVRARHVGRDILAGLRNIVGGEVSEYTKLMAESREQAIDRLLDEARLLGANAVIGTRFTTSMVASSAAELLVFGTAVVLSKAD